In Salisediminibacterium beveridgei, one DNA window encodes the following:
- the odhB gene encoding 2-oxoglutarate dehydrogenase complex dihydrolipoyllysine-residue succinyltransferase — protein sequence MTDIIVPELAESITEGTIAQWLKAPGDKVEKGDDIVELETDKVNVEVPAEASGILKETFFEEGDTVKVGDVIAKLGEAEESDHSVQKDSESTGKESKKEAKSEEQNEEKHPLAKEEVESGEEQQNERTIASPATRKYAREKGIDLNDIAPADPLGKIRQTDIDAYMKGQKKEQSKKTPSPETSSSSSKPVKREKMSRRRQTIAKRLVEAQQTAAMLTTFNEVDMTNLMDLRSRRKEKFQEDFDVKLGFMSFFTKAVIGALKKYPYINAEIDGNEVVLKDYFDIGVAVSTEDGLVVPVVRDADKLDFAGIEKEVSGLAEKAHAKKLGLEDLQGGSFTITNGGVFGSLWSMPILNTPQVGILGMHKIQLRPVATGKETFENRPMMYIALSYDHRIIDGKDAVGFLVKVKELIEDPESLLLEG from the coding sequence ATGACTGATATTATAGTACCTGAATTAGCAGAATCCATTACAGAAGGAACGATTGCCCAATGGTTAAAAGCACCAGGGGACAAAGTTGAAAAAGGGGATGACATCGTAGAACTTGAAACAGATAAAGTGAATGTCGAAGTTCCTGCAGAAGCATCCGGCATCTTAAAAGAAACATTCTTTGAAGAAGGTGACACTGTGAAAGTAGGGGATGTCATCGCAAAACTCGGGGAAGCTGAGGAATCTGATCATTCGGTTCAAAAAGATTCTGAAAGTACTGGTAAAGAATCAAAAAAAGAGGCGAAATCAGAAGAACAAAATGAAGAAAAACATCCTCTTGCAAAAGAAGAAGTTGAAAGTGGAGAAGAGCAGCAGAATGAGCGCACGATTGCTTCTCCTGCTACCAGGAAATATGCAAGAGAAAAAGGTATAGACCTCAATGATATTGCTCCGGCTGATCCACTGGGGAAAATCAGGCAAACAGATATCGACGCTTATATGAAAGGGCAAAAAAAAGAGCAGTCAAAAAAAACGCCATCACCAGAAACTTCTTCTTCTTCATCAAAACCGGTCAAGCGTGAGAAAATGTCGAGAAGAAGGCAAACCATTGCCAAACGGCTGGTTGAAGCACAACAGACTGCAGCAATGCTTACGACATTCAATGAAGTCGATATGACTAATCTGATGGATCTGAGGAGCCGGAGAAAAGAAAAGTTCCAGGAAGATTTTGATGTAAAACTCGGATTTATGTCGTTCTTTACAAAAGCAGTGATTGGCGCATTGAAAAAGTACCCTTATATCAATGCCGAAATCGATGGAAACGAAGTCGTTTTAAAAGACTACTTCGATATCGGTGTAGCGGTGTCTACCGAAGACGGATTAGTTGTACCGGTTGTCAGAGATGCTGACAAGTTAGACTTTGCCGGAATTGAAAAAGAAGTATCTGGTTTGGCTGAGAAAGCGCATGCCAAAAAACTCGGACTTGAAGATTTACAAGGAGGATCTTTCACCATTACGAATGGCGGTGTATTTGGCTCTCTTTGGTCCATGCCGATTTTAAATACACCTCAAGTAGGGATTCTTGGAATGCATAAAATACAACTTCGACCGGTGGCTACAGGCAAAGAAACGTTTGAAAACCGTCCAATGATGTATATTGCACTAAGCTATGATCACCGGATCATTGATGGAAAAGATGCTGTAGGATTTCTCGTTAAAGTCAAAGAGCTTATAGAAGATCCGGAATCCTTGCTACTTGAAGGATAG
- a CDS encoding dynamin family protein: protein MKTAQHDSVIENILFSSDELERFYRIQNKQASPVYEIAFCGHFSAGKSTILNELIGENILPVSPIPTSANIIRIQNGALKLEAKMAEETGPRIFKNEIPWNRVREWGRNGQDIEHLRVYVPLPWLSKTAVISDTPGVDSTDPTHGDVTVDQLYTTDMVVYVMDYNHVQSETNLHFLKQLTDERKPVMIVINQIDKHSENELTLDAFKSSIRKTFLSWKIKFQDIFLLSMKQSDNPMNEWPRFQNELKSLMYYNDHLIEDAAKRLNIGFYERVRKRIIEDIDHIIEEYNGEILEIRSSPDELKTFEDTLERYQQALEFQNRIQEDYQRKQEKLFKNIVLFPHKIRELTKVWLESEGKSRKPGIWFMKKKWQVERDKQTDVLITELNDQIQTQLAFHIKKYFINDVDLHYIKDVDAFQKKVYDTNIIIDESLLTSFRKKGPVSDAYLFHFTDQITTHIVSEWKKQAEDLINEVLDHSRIENEVHIVSLQNQLDSYNHLRSLYNEIEDRKSIYYRDLEQIESILDDLKSPTDYYRLIDDIRNRAVDYKEKPEKLNLIDDGNPAIEKPTEIFPDELIESDYDVAFTNKRIKQFSDLLKLEKPGTFLEDERNQLHSQVNRHINQEFVISLFGAFSSGKSSFANALIGNDLLPVSPQPATASISEIRKSDELHQHGTIVVQFKTKAELEDELHEAGKLLYETLTIEGLKKWDSTRGNQKKTIHQSTLDYVSILQRGLEKNAEMLEREIKCSIDDLGLYAADEQVACLVERLTVFYDCDLTEKGITLIDTPGVNSIHSRHTRTALKQLNQSDAIFF, encoded by the coding sequence ATGAAAACTGCGCAGCATGACTCTGTTATAGAAAATATACTCTTCTCATCTGATGAGTTAGAGCGTTTCTATCGGATTCAGAATAAACAAGCGTCTCCGGTTTATGAGATTGCATTTTGCGGGCATTTTTCCGCGGGGAAGTCCACGATTTTGAATGAACTGATTGGTGAAAATATCCTTCCGGTGAGTCCAATTCCAACAAGTGCTAATATTATCCGGATTCAAAATGGCGCATTGAAGTTAGAAGCGAAGATGGCAGAAGAGACCGGACCCCGTATTTTCAAAAATGAAATTCCATGGAACCGCGTCAGAGAGTGGGGGAGAAATGGTCAAGATATCGAACATTTACGGGTTTATGTTCCACTGCCATGGCTTTCAAAAACAGCTGTTATTTCCGACACGCCTGGAGTGGACTCAACAGATCCAACACATGGTGACGTGACTGTGGATCAATTATATACAACGGATATGGTTGTATATGTTATGGATTACAATCATGTGCAAAGCGAAACGAATCTTCATTTTCTGAAACAGCTTACAGATGAACGAAAACCTGTCATGATCGTGATCAACCAGATTGATAAACATTCTGAAAATGAGTTAACTTTGGATGCGTTTAAATCCTCAATCAGAAAGACATTCCTCAGTTGGAAAATCAAATTTCAAGACATTTTTCTTTTGTCTATGAAACAGTCAGACAATCCGATGAACGAGTGGCCACGTTTCCAAAATGAATTAAAATCTCTGATGTATTACAATGATCATTTAATTGAAGACGCAGCGAAACGATTAAATATCGGATTCTATGAACGTGTGAGAAAAAGAATCATTGAGGACATTGATCATATTATTGAAGAATACAACGGTGAAATTTTAGAAATCAGATCTTCACCCGATGAATTGAAAACATTTGAAGATACGCTGGAGCGCTATCAGCAAGCTCTTGAATTCCAGAACCGGATTCAGGAAGATTACCAAAGAAAACAAGAGAAGTTGTTTAAGAATATTGTCCTTTTTCCGCATAAAATTCGTGAATTAACGAAGGTTTGGCTCGAATCGGAAGGTAAAAGCAGGAAGCCGGGAATCTGGTTTATGAAGAAAAAATGGCAGGTGGAGAGAGACAAACAAACTGATGTACTGATAACGGAATTGAATGATCAGATACAGACACAGCTTGCCTTTCACATAAAAAAATATTTTATCAATGATGTGGATCTGCACTATATCAAAGATGTTGATGCTTTTCAAAAGAAAGTCTACGATACGAATATCATTATCGATGAGTCATTGTTGACCTCATTCAGAAAAAAAGGACCAGTATCTGACGCTTATCTATTTCACTTCACTGATCAAATAACAACTCATATCGTTTCAGAATGGAAGAAACAAGCTGAAGATTTGATAAATGAAGTCTTGGATCATTCCCGCATTGAGAACGAAGTTCATATTGTATCGCTTCAAAATCAGTTGGACTCCTATAACCACCTCAGATCCCTTTATAATGAGATTGAGGATCGCAAATCAATCTATTATCGTGATTTGGAACAAATTGAATCGATATTGGATGATTTAAAGTCCCCAACTGATTATTATCGACTGATCGATGATATCAGAAACAGAGCAGTAGACTATAAAGAAAAACCAGAGAAACTGAATTTGATAGATGATGGAAACCCCGCTATTGAAAAACCGACCGAAATATTTCCGGATGAGCTGATTGAATCAGATTACGATGTCGCTTTTACAAACAAACGAATCAAACAGTTTTCAGATTTATTGAAACTGGAGAAACCCGGCACTTTTCTTGAAGATGAGCGAAATCAGTTGCACAGTCAAGTGAATCGTCACATCAATCAGGAGTTTGTTATTTCATTATTCGGTGCCTTCAGTTCAGGGAAGTCAAGCTTTGCAAATGCACTAATCGGCAATGACCTATTACCGGTGTCCCCCCAACCTGCGACGGCATCCATCAGTGAAATCAGAAAATCTGATGAATTACACCAACACGGAACAATTGTCGTTCAATTCAAAACAAAAGCAGAGCTCGAGGATGAATTGCATGAAGCCGGTAAATTGCTCTATGAAACCTTGACCATTGAAGGACTTAAAAAATGGGATTCAACACGAGGGAATCAAAAGAAAACAATTCACCAGTCGACTTTGGATTATGTATCAATTCTTCAAAGGGGTCTGGAGAAGAATGCTGAAATGCTCGAAAGAGAAATAAAATGTTCGATCGATGATCTTGGACTGTATGCAGCTGATGAACAGGTAGCATGCCTTGTTGAACGTTTGACTGTATTTTATGACTGTGACTTAACTGAGAAGGGCATTACACTGATTGATACCCCGGGAGTGAATTCGATTCATTCAAGACACACAAGGACTGCTCTCAAGCAGTTAAATCAATCTGACGCTATTTTTTTCTGA
- a CDS encoding DUF6773 family protein, whose translation MADIKAENRRITAEAFYLLFFGLFLILGYQILIEGEPIMNHLDSLILFISASLYITFRTVWFGKAKGDLKDRKGFFLRNIITALVASLLFTGVMIYLSGVLDFPGVVLEFFIFFLMFIGVSIVLQRLLFRKFTNRGVNDK comes from the coding sequence ATGGCGGATATTAAAGCAGAAAATCGAAGAATTACAGCTGAAGCTTTCTACTTGCTATTTTTCGGATTATTTTTGATTTTAGGCTATCAGATTTTAATTGAAGGTGAACCAATCATGAATCACCTCGATTCACTGATCTTATTTATCAGTGCCAGTTTATATATTACATTTCGAACTGTTTGGTTTGGAAAGGCAAAGGGTGATTTGAAAGACCGAAAAGGTTTTTTTCTTCGAAATATCATCACGGCACTTGTCGCATCGTTACTGTTCACCGGAGTGATGATTTACCTCAGCGGTGTTTTGGATTTTCCCGGTGTTGTGTTGGAGTTCTTTATCTTTTTCTTGATGTTTATCGGTGTATCCATTGTTCTTCAGCGATTATTGTTCAGGAAATTTACTAACAGGGGAGTGAACGATAAATGA